A stretch of DNA from Ovis aries strain OAR_USU_Benz2616 breed Rambouillet chromosome 14, ARS-UI_Ramb_v3.0, whole genome shotgun sequence:
CCGGCGCCCGGGCACTGGGAGGCGATGCTGATGTCCTGGATGGTATCAGACGAGGGCACCGATTCTTCCAACTTGATGAGCATGAGGTCGTTGGCGAAAGATGGTTTGTTGTACTCTGGGTGTTGGATGGAGAGGTGGGCTTCTATCATCTGACTGCCTGGTTCTTGGTCGGCCTCAAGACTGTGCAGGCCCAGCCCAATGGTATAGGACCTGAGGGCCAGGGGGTCGAGGGTGCAGGGGTAGCGTGGGGACAGGTTAGTTCTGTGGCAGCCGCGCCATTATCTCCATTCTTGTCTTCAATCACAAGCCATCTCCggtcccctgccccaccctcatCTTCCTGGCTAAGCTCTGCACTACCCAGTCATGATTTCAAATCCTAGTGCACAAGCAATAATCCAGAGGCAAGAACTTGCCTTAATTTACTAGATACTCAGCAATGGAACTGAGATTTCCACCCAGGACTCTCTGAGTCTTTCCAAAGCAAGAACTCCCGCTTCCCTCGCAGAACCTTCCTTTCAGTACCCGGAGACTGAACCTATGAAGCCCCTAACAGTGCATCCAGACCCTCCCTAGAACCCAAGCCCCGTCCCTGTCCCTCCTCTCCGCACCTCCCGCCCCGGCGCCCTGCACTCACTTCTGGAAGCAATGCGCAGCTGACAGCACCCACTGCGGATGCACCAGGACGCCCCCGCAGAAAAATTCATTTTCCAAGAACAGGGCCGCCTGCCAGGGCTGCGAGTGCGGGCGGCAGTCCTCGCCGTTGATGATACGGCTGCTGCCGCCCCAGGCGAGGGATCCTGAGGgcggaggcagggctgggggaccCGGCTCTGAGCCGAAACGGGGCTCCTGGGGGCGGGGCTCGGCGTGGGGGCGTGGTCAGGACGGAGCCAAAGGCCCAGAATGCAGGACACTAACTCCTGGGGCCGTGGCCATGGCTCTAGGGGGCGTAGCCACTGTTGACTGGGTGGTAGGGGCTTCGGCAGCGGGGAGGGGGCGTGGCTCAGGGTGGAAGCCGGACTTGTGGGAgcggggttgggggcggggctcTCGGTGCACGGGGGCGTGGTCAGAGCTGGGAGACAGACAGGAGGCGGGACTAGGCCTCTTGGGGGCGGGGTCACAGTGCACTGCGGTGTGTGGCGGTCGGATGGGACTAGACCTCTCGGTGGGGGGGTGTGGTTAGAACCGCAGGGATGGAGTCAGGGATCCTGCGGGCAGTGAGAGTCCTAGGGGCGGAGTCACAGTGTGGGACCTTAATTCCACGCATCAGGCTCCTTGGGGTGGGTTCGGGTTCACAGAGGTAGGGTCTCTTGTCGGGGAAGAGTTTCAGCTTCGAGTTCGTTACAGCCATCTCCCAGACCCacactccatctctctctctctctctcacacacacacacaagcaccacGGCAGGCCTGTGCACTGCTGGGGCCTCAATCTCCCAGCACGAGCAGACCCCTCCACACAAGGTGGCAGAGGcaagggagacagaggaagacGCTCAGGGAGGCAGTGCCAGTATCTGTAGCCCCGGTGTCTCGCCCAACTTGGCTCAGTCCCGTCCCCCCAGGGCAGCAGACAGCCGGCTCACACAGCAACCCCGTCCTCATGTGGGTCcctggggcctctcaggattGGAGACCCAAGAAGCAGGCTCAGATTGCCAGCAATGGGTGACTGCCCTAGAATCGTAATCTCCCTTTCAGCGGTACCCCAGGCAAGGCCTGCagtgcagaatctgcctgcagtgcaggagatccgggttccagccctggttcgggaagatcccctggagaagcgcatggctacccactccagttattcttgcctggagaatcccatggacagaggagcctggtgtggggggagggcgggctacagtccatggggtcgcaaagaacgggacatgactgaagcgactgacactttcacactttccGGCTCCACAGGTCCTTGCAGCCTCATCACTCAGGTCCTCTCAGCATTGTCACTGAGCAGGGTATCCAGAGGCATAGACTGTCAAACCCGTTCCCCCAATCATGCACCGACTCTTATGGGTACGACTGTACACGGAGGCATGCAAAGCCACACACGTGCCAGTACCGAGGTGGCACCCATGCAAACACCCTGTGATACAAGAAATCACGTGTGCATCCAGACAGCAACCATCACACCGCACTGTCACCCACGCAGCTTCAGTCAGGTCCTGGAGGACCCTGAGTCGTGCCCACCCAGTAACAAGCCTCAGACacaatctcacacacacacacctcactcaGATACCTGTGACACCGAGGAGGAGATGCCCCAGGAACCAGCCCCAGGGGTTTCCTGCTGTGGTCATCCTTCAGCACCTGTATGAGGGTCAGTCTCTAGGGAACCAAGTCTTTCCATCAGTCTCTCTCTCCactcctgcccccctcccccaggatATTATTGGACAGACAAGGATCTATACCACCCCCTctctgacacacacatacacatcgcAGTGTCTGAGCTCATGGCCTAGAGACCCACAGCCTGGAGAGACTGAGAGGCTGAGAGAGaagtggaaagagagagagagtagtgggtggagaggaagagatggagaaattgtcTCTCCATCTATAGACTGGGAGATGTAGGAGGATGGAGACAGGGCCCTCAAGGATGCAGAGAAGAGGGAACATCAGAGACTGGCTGAGAGTCAGAGTCCGGGAGAGAGAGATTCAGGGAAATAGACCAGGGGAGACACAGGGAGGACTGGAGAGACCCTCCTAACTAGAGACCTATTTGGAGGAAACAGACCTGAAGACCTAAGGTCTGGAGGCCGAGAACCACAGGGACACGGAGCTGTAGGGAGAGTAGGTCATGAAGACTGCTCTTAGGGGAGTAGTGGGTGGCACGCTCACCTGGTTGCCTCTGGGCTCTGGGATCCTATGGTTGCCTCTGGACTCTGGGATCCTACACTGGGCTGGGCTCCTGCCTGCTGCCTCCAGCAGGGGCCCCCTGGGGAGCTTATAAACATCCCCAGCTGGGCTGGCCTGCCCCCTAGGGACACACTCCTGGGGTGAGGTGCTGCCAGCTTGCAGCTCAGAGCTCTCAGGCTGCCTGGTGCCAGGCTGAGTTCAGTGAGCCAGAGGGGCCAGGAGACCCCGGTCTCACTGCCCCCTTCTTGCTTGGTGGCCTGtcagctttcttctctctctctctccggttctccctccctctctctcacacacatgtaCGCAcactctctgtttctttttctcttattctccCTCTCATTAAATCTCTCtcatcctcccttcctccctctcccagctGAGTTT
This window harbors:
- the KLK4 gene encoding kallikrein-4, with the protein product PHAEPRPQEPRFGSEPGPPALPPPSGSLAWGGSSRIINGEDCRPHSQPWQAALFLENEFFCGGVLVHPQWVLSAAHCFQKSYTIGLGLHSLEADQEPGSQMIEAHLSIQHPEYNKPSFANDLMLIKLEESVPSSDTIQDISIASQCPGAGGDSCLVSGWGRLVNGRLPKVLQCVNISVVSEKICSELYAHVYHPSMFCAGGGQDQKDSCHGDSGGPLVCNGSLQGLVSFGQAQCGQPYVPSVYTNLCKFTDWIQKTIQAS